Proteins encoded in a region of the Trichosurus vulpecula isolate mTriVul1 chromosome 9, mTriVul1.pri, whole genome shotgun sequence genome:
- the LOC118832074 gene encoding LOW QUALITY PROTEIN: zinc finger and BTB domain-containing protein 44-like (The sequence of the model RefSeq protein was modified relative to this genomic sequence to represent the inferred CDS: inserted 1 base in 1 codon; substituted 1 base at 1 genomic stop codon) — translation MKRFKWLRLKKKIRATEEPFPRVEVDTAEEITEQSASTAGSPPPCPSRRLSAGLGAAARERVPSAAARGRREGERANRALRPLPLGLSLSPPPPPSGGEEEEDRTVRRAPAPVVNKRKEKRGVKTFTHSSXSHSQEMLGKLNMLRSDGHFCDTAIRVQDEIFRAHKVVRAACSDFFGTKLVGQAEDDSRNVLDLHHVRGTGFTSLLEYACTAALSINTENIIDVLAAASYMQMFSVASTCSEFMKSSILWNTSNNQQGKGLDAGQENCPNCNFTSRAGSLCPVSSECSVVERAIPVCRESRRKRKSYMVMSPESPLKCSTQTSSPRVLNSSASYSEPRNRPVDSSLAFPWTFPFGIDRRLQSEKVKQVENSRTLKLWGPSEAARGMTDYVTCKSTKANLPLVTEEDVWVKVERLSDEEVHEEVSQTVSASQSSLSDQQTVPGTEQVQEDLLISPQSSSIGSVDEGVTEGLPTLQSTSGTNTRVDDEDXLENVQYPYQLYVAPSTSSTERPSPNGPHRPFQCPTCGVRFTHIQNLKQHMLIHSGIKPFQCDRCGKKFTWAYLLKVRPLKHEVIS, via the exons ATGAAGCGCTTCAAGTGGCTTCGTCTGAAGAAGAAAATCAGAGCAACGGAAGAGCCCTTCCCTAGGGTAGAGGTAGACACAGCTGAGGAGATCACTGAGCAAAGTGCATCCACAG CTGGGTCGCCGCCGCCGTGCCCGAGCCGCAGGCTCTCCGCGGGCCTAGGCGCGGCGGCCCGAGAGAGGGTCCCCTCCGCCGCCGCccgggggaggagagagggggagcgAGCCAACCGTGCGCTCCGCCCCCTCCCCCTGGGACTGTCGCtgtcgccgccgccgcctccgtcgggcggggaggaggaggaggaccggACCGTCCGCCGGGCCCCAGCGCCCGTCGTCAAC aagaggaaggaaaagaggggtgTGAAAACATTTACCCATAGTT CTTCCCACAGCCAGGAGATGCTTGGAAAGCTCAATATGCTTCGAAGTGATGGCCATTTTTGTGATACCGCTATTCGTGTCCAGGACGAAATCTTTCGGGCACACAAGGTGGTGCGGGCAGCGTGCAGTGATTTCTTTGGCACCAAACTTGTTGGCCAAGCCGAGGATGACAGCAGGAATGTATTGGATTTGCATCATGTGAGAGGCACTGGATTTACATCCCTTTTGGAGTATGCTTGTACAGCAGCTCTATCTATTAACACAGAAAATATCATTGATGTCCTGGCTGCAGCCAGCTACATGCAAATGTTTAGTGTTGCCAGCACCTGCTCAGAGTTCATGAAATCAAGCATTTTATGGAATACATCCAACAACCAACAAGGAAAGGGACTAGATGCTGGTCAAGAAAACTGTCCTAACTGCAATTTTACCTCTCGAGCCGGTAGTCTTTGTCCAGTGTCTTCAGAATGCAGTGTGGTAGAAAGGGCCATTCCTGTCTGCCGAGAGTCCCGGAGAAAGCGTAAAAGCTACATGGTTATGTCTCCTGAAAGTCCGCTTAAGTGTAGCACACAGACAAGTTCTCCCCGAGTGCTAAATTCTTCAGCTTCCTATTCAGAGCCTAGAAACCGACCAGTTGACTCTTCCTTAGCTTTTCCCTGGACTTTTCCGTTTGGAATTGATCGGAGGCTTCAGTCAGAGAAGGTTAAGCAGGTAGAAAATTCCAGGACTTTAAAACTATGGGGCCCATCTGAGGCAGCTAGAGGAATGACTGATTATGTGACATGTAAGAGTACAAAGGCTAATTTGCCTCTGGTTACTGAAGAGGATGTATGGGTCAAagtggaaaggttaagtgatgagGAAGTTCATGAGGAAGTGTCCCAGACTGTCAGTGCTTCTCAGAGTTCCCTGAGTGATCAGCAGACAGTGCCAGGAACTGAGCAAGTTCAGGAGGATCTTCTAATTAGTCCTCAGTCTTCTTCTATAGGCTCAGTAGATGAAGGAGTCACTGAAGGACTACCTACACTTCAGAGCACCTCGGGCACTAATACTCGTGTAGATGATGAAGATTGATTGGAAAATGTTCAGTATCCCTACCAACTCTACGTTGCTCCTTCTACCAGCAGCACAGAACGACCAAGTCCAAATGGCCCACATAGGCCTTTTCAGTGTCCAACTTGTGGGGTCCGATTCACCCACATTCAGAACCTTAAGCAGCACATGCTCATCCATTCAGGCATTAAACCATTTCAGTGTGACCGCTGTGGGAAAAAGTTCACCTGGGCTTACTTGCTAAAGGTGCGTCCCCTAAAGCATGAAGTGATTTCCTAG